The Anderseniella sp. Alg231-50 genome segment TTAGCCTCTTCCAGGCCCGGCTGGAACCAGCGCCAGGTGACATAGGCCAGCACGACAAGAATGGTGTTTTCGGCAATCGAGAACCAACGGACGGCAACCCAGCGCAGCATCCTCACCGGATCAGGCGGCCACGAGAAGAACGGCGACACCTGGACCGGCACCGGCGGGCGATGGTGCCATTGCCGGGCAAAGGCGCTGTCGCCGGAACCGGGTTCGTTTTCAGTCGTTTGCGTCATGGACTTGCGCTTCCAGCAGACAGTGTTGGCGAACTGTCTCACAGCACCTAAAGTTTGAAAAACAGAACTTTGTGGTTCATAACATCAATATATTTGATGTTTCAGCTTTTCGGGGAGCTTTTGCCGCTTGCGAGTTTCAATCAAGGCACTGAACTATTTCCTGCATGCCGCAGAACACGGTTCGATTGCCAAGGCGGCGGCTGAGCTGAATGTGGTGCCGTCTGCGATCTCCAATGCCATTGACCTGGTGGAAGGCGAGTTCGAACTGCAACTGGTGCAGCGCTATCCGGCCAAGGGCATCAGGCCGACGGCCGCCGGACTTGCCATGATGCGCAGGATCCGCCACCTGGTGGAGGAATACGATACGCTGTTCCTTGAAGGCACCGAACTGCGCACGGCCCTGTCGGGCAGCCTGACGATCGGCTATTACGCGCCGGTGGCCCCGGCCTTCATGCCGGCGATCGTGGCGCCGCTGGTGCGTGAACATCCCGGCATCAAGGTCAACCTGGTGGAGACCGACAATGAACGCGCCCAGGCCGGCCTGCTCGACGGCGAGTTCGACCTGATCCTGTTTGTTGCCGAAAACGTCCGGGCCGGTATCGACTGTCAGCTGCTGATCGATGCCCCGCCCTATGTGCTGGTCCCGCATGATCACGCCCTGCGACATCGCGAGTATGTGACACGTGACGGCCTCGGCAATGAACCGCTGGTGCTGCTCAATTTGCCGATGACCGATGAGTACTATCGCGGCCTTGCCGGTGACGCCTCCCGGCCAGCCAATATCGTCGCGACAGCATCTACGCATGAAATGGTGCGCAGCCTTGTGGGCGCCGGCGTCGGCTGCTCAATCCTGAACATGCGCCCGGCCACCGCAGTCACCTATGCCGGCGATGAGGTTTTCGCCATACCGTTCCGCACTGATGCACAGGCCCTGAAACTGGCGCTCGGTCATTTGGACGGCAGGCCGCGCCGGTTGGTCCAGGCGTTCATGGACGCCACCAGGGACCATTTTGCACTTGCGTCTGCCAATGATCTCATCGTGCCATCGTGATCGTGTTGCAACGAACTGTGTGAACCCGTTACGGATTTTTGCGTAATGATCGGATAGCTTGACGGTGTGCGGCAACCAGCGCCCAGAACCAGGGCCCATAAGGCAACAGCGGGAGATGTTTTCTATGATCCGGATACTTGCAGCACTATTGCTGACCCTGGGCTTCGCCTCATCGGTCATAGCCGAGGAAGCAAAGTATGAACTGCGGATCGACATCAGCTGGAGCAGTGACACCCATCCATATGACTGGCCGGCGGCAGGCGGGCACATGTCGGGGCTGATCGGGGCCACTCACCACGGGCGCTATGTCATGTTTGCTGACGGCAATACCGCCAGCAGCGGCGTCAGGTCCGTTGCGGAACGTGGCCGGCCACGTATTCTGCGCGCCGAACTCGATGAAGCCATCGAGCGCAAGCGGGTAAAAGATGTGTTTCAGGCCGACGGCATTGCCAAGGTGCCCGGAAAGACTTCCGTGACATTCCCGGTCAACGAAACCCATTCAAAAGTGTCGTTTATCACCATGATTGCCCCCAGTCCGGACTGGTTTACCGGTGTTGCGGGTGTTGATCTTCGCAACGACGCGGGCTGGCGCGACGAAGCCGTCTATGTGTTGTGGGCATGGGACGCGGGAACCGACCGGGGGTCGACCTATACGTCAGACAATGAAGCAAACCAGCCTGCCGAATCTATCCGGCTGGTGGCAAGCCCGCACTTTCTCGGCGATACCGGCCTCAAGCAGGTCGGCACCGCCACGTTCACCCGCATCGACTAATGCCAGGCGGCGATCTCGTACGGAACGCCGGCACAGGCTATCACCGCGCCAGCAGTTTCTCCCAGATGCACTGGGCGACGGTTCCGGCCTGGCGGTCGCGGCGGCGGATCTGGAACACTTGCGAGCGCAGCGGCTGGTAGCCCTCCATGTTCAGGGGCACCAGCTCACCGCTTTCCAGTTCCTGTTCAATCATGTGGGTGGGAATGCCGCCCCACCCCATTCCCGCCAGCAGGATTTCCTTCTTGGCGGCGAAGTCGGACACCGTCCAGCGCAAGCCGCCGGGCAGCAGGCCCCTGCTCTGGACAAAGCCGCCGGAACTGCTGTCAGCTACCACAATCTGGGTATAGCTTTGCATCTCGGAGATGGTTTTCATGTGGGCGCTGCGCGCCGGTTCATAGTCGCGGTGGGCCACCGGCATGATGGTTACCTCGGCAAACGGGGTTGCCTCGACCTGCTCGACCGGCACGCCGTCCATGGTGGCGATGATGATATCGGCGTCATGGCGCAGCAACTGCTCGATCGGCCCGCCCATGCTTTCGCGCGCCAGTCGGATATGCGTGGCCGGGTATGCCGCGCGCACCGTACCGACAATATCCAGGACCGGTTTCAGCGGGAACGTGGCAGTGACCGCCAGGAACACTTCGGCCTCCTGCCCCGCACTCAGGTTTTTAGCCATGTTGCCGAGGTGCTGCATCTGCTGCATGACCCGCGTTGCCTGCCGGTAAAACACCTCGCCCTCGGGCGTCAGTTTCGGCCTGTATGCAGCGCGCGACAGCAGCGGAACATCGATCTCGGTCTCCAGCTTTTTCAGCATGTGACTGATAGCGGACTGGGATTTGTGCAGCTTCTCCGCGGCCCCGCGAAAAGTTCCCTCGGTGACAATAGCGTGCAGCACGATCAATTGTTCATAGGTCAAGGCAAGTCTCACAACATCTGAAATATGATCTATTTTTCAGATCGTTATCATGAGAAATCAATATTATCAATTAATCATCAATGCCTTTACCTGTCTCGAAATCCCAACCGGAATGCAACGAGAAAGGTCTTGATCCCATGAAGCTCTACTACAAACCCGGCGCCTGTTCACTGGCCAGCCATGTTGTCCTGCACGAAGCAGGCATAGCCTTCGACATAGAAGAAGTTGATACTCAAGCCGGGCGCACCAAATCCGGCGCCGACTACACCGCGATCAATCCGAAAGGCTATGTCCCGGCTCTCGAACTGGCATCCGGCGAGGTCCTCACCGAAGGTGCGTCCATCCTGCAATACATTGCCGACCAGCACCCGGAAAGCGACCTGGCGCCAAAAGCCGGAACCATCGCGCGAGCACGGCTGCAGGAGCACCTGAACTATACCGCATCCGAACTGCACAAGGCGTTCGGCCCGTTCTTCTCTGGCACCGCCGACGAGGCCGACAAGCAGGCGGCGGGCAAGGCAGTCGCGCGCAAGTTCGACTATCTCAACGATATTCTGAGCGATGGCCGGACCTATCTGCTGGGCGACAGCTTTTCCGTTGCCGACGCCTACCTGTTCGTGGTTGCAAACTGGTCCAACTTCACCGGAATTGATCTGAAAAAATGGCCCGCTGTGGCGGCATTCGTCGAGCGCGTCGCCGCCCGTCCGGCAGCCCAGACTGCCATGAAGGCGGAAGGCTTGCTGTGATGGCGGAGCAACAGGCCTTTGCCGAGGTCACCGACATCATGGCCGGCTATTTCGACGGGCTGTACCACGCCGATACGAAGCGGCTGGCACAGATCTTCCACCCGGATGCGCGCTATGTGAACATGATCGAGGGCGACTATATGAACAAGTCGCTGGGCGAATATTTCGACATGATCGACAAACGCACACCGCCTGCCAGCCGGGGCGAGGTGCGCGATGACCGTATCTTCTCGATCGAGTTCGGCGGCACCCGCATGGCGTTCGTCAGGGCGTCGATGAGCATGATGGAGCGCGAGTATCTCGACTTCCTGACGCTGGGCCGTGACCAGCATGGCTGGCGCATCATGACGAAAGTCTTCACCTACGTCGCAAAACACGAGGAAGCCTGACATGCCCTACGTGAACATCAAGGTGACAAAGGAAGGCGGCCCGGACGGCACCGGCCCGACAGCGGAGCAAAAGGCGGAGTTGATCAAGGGCACGACCGATCTGCTGGCCCGCGTCCTCGGCAAGTCTCCTGCCACCACTTTCGTGGTCATCGACGAAGTGGCCCTGCAGGACTGGGGCATAGGCGGCCTGCCGGTGACGGAGTTCCGCAGGCGGCAACCTGATTGAAACCGACCCCCGGAGGTGGCTCACTAAAGCTGCCTCCGGGATTCATCGCACCGTCAACGCCGGGCGAGACAGCCTATCGCATTGGCGACAATTCGGGCAGCAGTGAAAGCCGCCACGCCGTTGCTGTCACGCTCCGGCACAAACTCTATCATGTCGAAAGCCACCAGGTTGGCCCTGGCGGTGACGGCGGCAACCAGGTCGATTGCCTGGGTGTAGGTGAGCCCGCCGGGCGTCGGTGCCATGACGGCGGGCATGATGCCTGAATCCAGCGCATCGCAATCGAAGGTGATCAGGCAGTTGGCATCTTCTCGCAAGCCTTGCAGCGCCTGGTCGACACCATGTTCATGCAGTGCCCGCGCGGTGATGATTTCCGCCCCCCAGTCGCGCGCAATCTCAACCTCTTCGCGCCGGGCCGATCCCAGCCCCCTGATGCCGACCTGGATGATGCGTTCAACATGCGCCATTTCGGAGGCGCGGCGCATGGTGCTGGAAAAGCCCAGCGGTTCGCCGCGGCGTTCGTCACGCCAGTCGATATGGGCGTCAATCTGAATAATGGTCAACGGGCCTGCTGGCGCCAGCGCCTTGATGAACGGGATCGGCGTTGAATCATCACCACCGAGCATGATCGGCACTGCACCGGATTCCACAATGCTCGCAGTGGCGGCCTCGATCGCCGCCCTGTTGCCGCTGCCATCCTGACTTGAGGTTTTCAGGTTTCCGGCGTCGGCAAGGGTGAACCCGCCATCGCCGAGCAGCGGCCCGTCCAGGTCAAAATCCCAATGGTGCGGCCACGCGTAATCCTCTCCCATGGCGGCACGCAGCGCATCCGGCGCACCGGCATGGACTTGATTGTCGATGTTCGGATAAGGCGTGCCGTGCGGCGCGCCAAACACGACGGCGTCGGCCTGATCGGGGTTTATGCCCGCGTCGGCCCCCATGAACGGAATCGTTGCCGGGTCAAAAATGTCGGTTGTCACTCTTTAGGCCTCGCTGAGCTGGTCCAGTTGCACGTGTTTCCGTGACAGGAACCCTGACAGGGAAGAATACACAGATGCAACTATTGTTTCTTCACCGTGCCGGGCAACTGAAATTTTCTCTCGCTCGTGCCACCCCTGCCCTGATCACACACGCTTCCACATGATCATTGATCAGGCCCATGGCCTGCATGAAGGCGTACACCGTGGTCGGACCGACGAATTTCCAGCCGCGTTTCTTCAAGTCTTTCGACACGGCAACCGACACGTCGGAGGTTGAGGCGGTCTGGGGTTGTCCCAGTTGCGACGCGTCCGGCTCATAGCTCCAGAAGTAGGCGGCCAGCGAGCCGTCACTGGCGACCATCTCCTGTGCGCACCGGGCATTGTTTATCACTGCCTCGATCTTGCCGCGATGACGCACGATGCCTTCGTCCTTGAGCAGGCGCTCGACATCGGTTTTGGTGAAGCGGGCCACCTTGTCGAACTCGAAATTGGCGAACGCGGCGCGAAAATTTTCCCGCTTGGCGAGGATGGTGCGCCAGCTCAGGCCGGACTGGAAACTCTCCAGGCACAGCTTTTCAAACAGCCGCCGGTCATCATCCACCGGAAACCCCCATTCGCGGTCGTGATAGTCTAAAAACTCCGGCGCGCTGCCGGCCCAGCGGCAGCGCGGTTGGCCGTCCGGTCCTTCGAATGTCTCACTCACGTTCAATGTGTCCTTCTATTGGATGAGCACTCAGGCGAGCAGAAAATCCAGCCGCTCGTCAGCCCGGGCCGGGGTGATCTCGTGAATGTGGGCGCTGACGATGTTCTCGGCGACAAACGGGTCCTCGGCCACCCTGGCCTGCAGGTCAGGCAGTGATGTATTATGCGCCAGGATGGCGCCGCCCAGTTGCGGTTGCAGGCTGCCGGCCATCAGGAACACACCGTCACCAAAACCGTGTTTGATCCAGTCCTTGTGGGCGTCCATGAATTCACCGGCACGGGCTTTGTCAGCAGTAAACTTGAGCAGTACGACAAACATTTCAATTCCTCTTCTGTTGATCTGGCCGGGTGCCGTCGATAGTCGATGCCAGCCAGTCACACATGTCACTGACTTCCCCGCGAATGAATTTTTCGTCGCCGAAGGCACTGGCCAGGGTGGCAACACCCTGGCTGCGGGCCAGGAGATGCATGGCCAGCTGGTCCGCCTCCCTTTCGAGCCCGAGAGCCGAGAACTGCGTGCGCAGCCAGGTCCGGAACAGCGAAAACAGCGCGGTAGCGCCTGCCTGCGATGCATGGTTCAGCTTGGCAAGCTCGGTGGTCAGCGTCCCGACCGGACAGCCGAAGCGCTTGATGTCGGCCCGGTTGGCAATCAGGATATGGATAAAGCTGCGAATGCGGTGTTCAGGATTTTCACTTTCCGCTTCCCATTCCGCCAGCATCTGCCGCGTATCAGACATACGCGTGCCGATCACGGCCTCAAGAATGTCGTCCTTGGTCTTGAAGTGATAGTAGAAATTGCCGCGCGAAATCTGCACCGCACCGGCAATGTCGGCAAACGAGGTGTGCTCATAACCCTGGCGGTAGAACAGCCGGTCGGCTGCCGCAACAATGTGATCGCGCGTGGTCATTGCGTTCATGCATCAAGTTCCTGCGTGTAGGACGCACGTCCTAATTCAAATGATAATTAGGGCAACCGTCCTAATCTGTCAAGTACCGTAAATCATGCAGGCTCAGGCCAGCAACCGAAGGGAGGCAACGCTGCGTTTCAGCATGGCGACGGGCGCCTGCGACCTGGCCATGACCCGCGTACCGACATATTGCGTCGTCAGCATATCGGCCATTTGGCGTCGGGCGGCCGCATCAAGGCCGGCGTGAACCGGCGAGGCTTTCAGGGCAACTTCAAACCCCTTTTGCAGTTTGCCGAGCGTGCGGTGAACAGCATCGGCAATATCGGTATCTTCGGACGCCGGCCCGGCAGCGGCCGAGCAGGCGAGGCACCCGCGGCGGTCGCCCTTCCTGACGTCAGCGATGACATTGCCGAACAACGCCATGATCCGGTCCCAGCCGTCAGCGATATCAGGCCCTGACAACAGTCCCACGGCGGGAATGACATAGTCCTTTTCATAGCGCTCCAGCACCACCAGGTAGAGCGACTTCTTGTCGGTAAAAGCCTTGTACAGGCTGCCGCGGCTCAACCCCATGCCGGACAACAGGTCAGGCAGCGAAGCGCCCTCATAGCCGTGCTCCCAGAACACGTCCATGGCACCGCCAACGGCGTCTTCAACTTTAAATTCACGTGGCCGTGCCATCAGGTCGCCTTTTGTCTTTCAGTGCTTATCATCTAGTTATAAACCAAATGGTACACAATTCACGCATTCGTGTTTCAGTGTGTTTTGTACCAATTGGTTCCAAACTATAAAACTATCTCCAGATCACCGGGCAAAGCCGGTGCAACCCAACACAGGAGAGCCAACCATGTTACCCCGATTCATCACAAAGACCATTCATGCCTATCTCGATTATCCCGTCGCCATCAGCCTTGTCGCCATGCCGTTCATTCTCGGCCTCGGCAGCGTAAATCCGCTTGCCTTCTGGCTGTCGGTGGCAACCGGTATCGCCGCCTTCGTGCTGACCGTCCTGACCGACCATCACCTGGGCATCATCCGCGTCCTGCCCTACAAACTGCACCTGACCGTGGATTTCCTCGTCGGCCTGGTGTTTGTCGCCGCCCCGTTTGCGCTCGGACTTGCCGGGCTGGAAGCTGCCTATTACTGGGTTCTCGGCGGCACCGTGCTGGCCGTTGTCAGCCTGCACAAGCAAGAAGACACCCTGCAGACTGCCTGAGGCAGCCTGTTCGGGAAATACAACACCTGCCTCCAGGATGCCGCCGGCCTTGCGCCGGCGGCATTATCTATGGCGCTTCCCGCAATACATTCAGCGCTTCCGCCGTGCGTCCAGGAAATCGATGAACAGGCGCAACAGGTCGAGGTGGCGGTTGTGCTCGGGGTAATACAGGAAGAACGGCGGGTGCTCGAGGGCGAAGGCGTCCAGCACCGTCTGCAGCGTGCCTGCAGCCAGGTCAGGCTCGATAACCGCGCGCAGCGACCAGCCTATACCGTGGCCTTCGCGGGCTGCCTGCACAACCGACTGGAAACTGTCGAACACCAGGTTGGCGGCGGGATCGACGGTGAACACCTGACCGTCTTCGCGGAATTGCCAGTCGGCAACCTGGTTGGCGCTGATGAACCGGTAGCGAATACACTTGTGGACCAAAAGCTCGCGCGGACGCTCCGGGCGGCCATGACGGTCCAGATAGGCTGGCGAGGCTGACAGCGCTGCCATCAGCGGCGGTGTCAATCGTGTCGCCACCATGCCGTCGGCCAGCCGGTCGCCCAGCCGGATACCGGCATGAAATCCATTGCCGACAATATCGACCAGGGCCTCATCAAACGACAGCTCCAGCCGGACATCCGGGTGTTGGGCCTGAAATTCGGCCAGTACCGGCTCGATGGCAATACGGTAGGCGCTCCACGGCAGCGTCAGCCGCAATGTGCCGGTCTTCGCCCTGCCCGCCTCGCGGGCTTCGGCGATCGCCTCGTCGATCTGGGCAAAGGCCGGACCGGCCCGGTTCAAAAGGGCGCGTCCGGCGTCCGTCAATTCAATGGAGCGCGTGGTGCGGACCAGCAGGTTGACATCCAGTTCGCGTTCCAGCGCCTTGAGCCGGTAACTGACCGCAGGTGCGCCCATGCCCAGCAATTTGGCGGCCGAGCGCAGCGAACCCTGCCGGACGATGGCCAGGAATATTTCGATACCGTTGAAAGGTTTCATGCTCATTGTTCGAAAAATGACAATAGTGAGTTGCAAATGCAATGTCTAATTGAATAGTTATGCCTTACCTATGGTGGCCTCAAAACAACTGTCGAGGACATCTCATGACCACCTCATCTGTCACCTCCCGCCCCGACAATCCGGTCACGGGCGCCTGCCTGATTGTTTTCGCCGTGTTCCTGATGGCGCTGCAGGATGCCGTCATCAAGTATGCCAGCTCCGACCTGACACTCTGGCAACTCTATGTGCTGCGCTCCTTGCTGGCCCTGCCGGTGCTGGCGGTCATTGCCGGGTTGAAACGAACTACACCGGCCGTTCTGGCATCGGCTGCAGCGCGCTGGGTGACGCTGAGATCCTGCCTGCTGGTATTGATGTATGTTTCGCTTTACGCAGCCATTCCGGTGTTGCCGCTATCCACACTGGCGGCGGGGTTTTACACCGGACCACTGTTCATCGCGATACTGTCAGCAGTGCTGATCGGTGAGCCGGTGAGCACGCGGGGCTGGCTGGCGGTGGCCACCGGGTTTTCAGGTGTGCTGCTGATCATCAGGCCGGGTACCGATGAGTTTTCGCTGCTGGTCCTGCTGCCGGTCCTGTCCGGTTTGTTCTATGCCCTGGCCGCCATCCTGACCCGCGACCGTTGCCAGCACGATACACCCGTGGCGCTGGCGATTTCGCTGAACCTGGTTTTGCTCATCACCGGCGCGGCAGTCAGTGTTGTGCTGTTCGCCTGGCAACCGTCGGGCACAGTTCTTCCACCGTTCCTGTCGGGCCCGTGGGCCGCCATGACGCTGCGCGAATGGGGCCTCGTCATGGTGCTGGCGGTGCTGATTGTCGGCATAGGCGTCGGACTTGCTGCGGCCTATCAGGCTGCGCGCCCTGTGATCGTCGCCACGTTCGACTACAGCTACCTGATATTCTCCACGATGTTTGGGTTCTTGCTGTTCGCGGAGACCCCCGACCTGGCAACCGTCACCGGCATGGGCCTGATTGCCGGGGCCGGCCTGATTGTAGTGCGCAGCTAACTGCCGGACATGGCCTGAAGCAGTACATCCCTAGTCGCCGACAAATGCCTGCGCAGTGCCTTTTCACACGCAGTTGCATGCCCGGCGGCAAATTCCGCCGCGATTGCCTCGTGATCTTCCAGCCAGCGCGGCGTATGGGCCTTGAGGCTGTCGTACCCCTTGGCGTGGATCCGGCACAGATTGCGCAGTTCGCCGATCAGGCGGACATGGCGCGGCTTTGCGGCCGGCTGGTAAAGGGCTTCGTGGAAATCCCGGTCCCCTTTGCTCCAACCCGCCCTGCCCGCTTCCAGCGATGAGCGGCGCAACTGGTAGCGCACCTCGTCAACCTGCTCGGGAGACGCGGCTGCCGCAGCAGCCCGTACGCAATTGCATTCCAGCATGAGGCGCAGTTCGAACACTTCGCCGATTTCCGCTGGCGACAGGCTGACCACCCAGGCACCGCGATTGGGCCGGATCGTCACCAGCCGCTCTCCGGCCAGCGAGGCCAGCGCATCCCTGACCGGTATACGGCTGGCGCCGAAGCGCTCCGCGATACCAGCCTGGTGCAGTTCGGCCCCGGGCGGCAGCTCACCGCTCAGGATGTCGGCGCGCAGTGCGTCCACAATGGTGTTGTCAGTCACATTTTTCGCCTTGAAAACAGTCCATCAATCCATTAGCAAATATGTATACATGTATACATATGGAGTCAATCATGG includes the following:
- a CDS encoding FCD domain-containing protein: MTDNTIVDALRADILSGELPPGAELHQAGIAERFGASRIPVRDALASLAGERLVTIRPNRGAWVVSLSPAEIGEVFELRLMLECNCVRAAAAAASPEQVDEVRYQLRRSSLEAGRAGWSKGDRDFHEALYQPAAKPRHVRLIGELRNLCRIHAKGYDSLKAHTPRWLEDHEAIAAEFAAGHATACEKALRRHLSATRDVLLQAMSGS
- a CDS encoding DNA-3-methyladenine glycosylase I encodes the protein MSETFEGPDGQPRCRWAGSAPEFLDYHDREWGFPVDDDRRLFEKLCLESFQSGLSWRTILAKRENFRAAFANFEFDKVARFTKTDVERLLKDEGIVRHRGKIEAVINNARCAQEMVASDGSLAAYFWSYEPDASQLGQPQTASTSDVSVAVSKDLKKRGWKFVGPTTVYAFMQAMGLINDHVEACVIRAGVARARENFSCPAR
- a CDS encoding arginase family protein, whose protein sequence is MTTDIFDPATIPFMGADAGINPDQADAVVFGAPHGTPYPNIDNQVHAGAPDALRAAMGEDYAWPHHWDFDLDGPLLGDGGFTLADAGNLKTSSQDGSGNRAAIEAATASIVESGAVPIMLGGDDSTPIPFIKALAPAGPLTIIQIDAHIDWRDERRGEPLGFSSTMRRASEMAHVERIIQVGIRGLGSARREEVEIARDWGAEIITARALHEHGVDQALQGLREDANCLITFDCDALDSGIMPAVMAPTPGGLTYTQAIDLVAAVTARANLVAFDMIEFVPERDSNGVAAFTAARIVANAIGCLARR
- a CDS encoding 2-hydroxymuconate tautomerase family protein encodes the protein MPYVNIKVTKEGGPDGTGPTAEQKAELIKGTTDLLARVLGKSPATTFVVIDEVALQDWGIGGLPVTEFRRRQPD
- a CDS encoding LysR substrate-binding domain-containing protein, translated to MTYEQLIVLHAIVTEGTFRGAAEKLHKSQSAISHMLKKLETEIDVPLLSRAAYRPKLTPEGEVFYRQATRVMQQMQHLGNMAKNLSAGQEAEVFLAVTATFPLKPVLDIVGTVRAAYPATHIRLARESMGGPIEQLLRHDADIIIATMDGVPVEQVEATPFAEVTIMPVAHRDYEPARSAHMKTISEMQSYTQIVVADSSSGGFVQSRGLLPGGLRWTVSDFAAKKEILLAGMGWGGIPTHMIEQELESGELVPLNMEGYQPLRSQVFQIRRRDRQAGTVAQCIWEKLLAR
- a CDS encoding TetR family transcriptional regulator, with the protein product MARPREFKVEDAVGGAMDVFWEHGYEGASLPDLLSGMGLSRGSLYKAFTDKKSLYLVVLERYEKDYVIPAVGLLSGPDIADGWDRIMALFGNVIADVRKGDRRGCLACSAAAGPASEDTDIADAVHRTLGKLQKGFEVALKASPVHAGLDAAARRQMADMLTTQYVGTRVMARSQAPVAMLKRSVASLRLLA
- a CDS encoding LysR substrate-binding domain-containing protein, with the translated sequence MRVSIKALNYFLHAAEHGSIAKAAAELNVVPSAISNAIDLVEGEFELQLVQRYPAKGIRPTAAGLAMMRRIRHLVEEYDTLFLEGTELRTALSGSLTIGYYAPVAPAFMPAIVAPLVREHPGIKVNLVETDNERAQAGLLDGEFDLILFVAENVRAGIDCQLLIDAPPYVLVPHDHALRHREYVTRDGLGNEPLVLLNLPMTDEYYRGLAGDASRPANIVATASTHEMVRSLVGAGVGCSILNMRPATAVTYAGDEVFAIPFRTDAQALKLALGHLDGRPRRLVQAFMDATRDHFALASANDLIVPS
- the gstA gene encoding glutathione transferase GstA gives rise to the protein MKLYYKPGACSLASHVVLHEAGIAFDIEEVDTQAGRTKSGADYTAINPKGYVPALELASGEVLTEGASILQYIADQHPESDLAPKAGTIARARLQEHLNYTASELHKAFGPFFSGTADEADKQAAGKAVARKFDYLNDILSDGRTYLLGDSFSVADAYLFVVANWSNFTGIDLKKWPAVAAFVERVAARPAAQTAMKAEGLL
- a CDS encoding nuclear transport factor 2 family protein — its product is MAEQQAFAEVTDIMAGYFDGLYHADTKRLAQIFHPDARYVNMIEGDYMNKSLGEYFDMIDKRTPPASRGEVRDDRIFSIEFGGTRMAFVRASMSMMEREYLDFLTLGRDQHGWRIMTKVFTYVAKHEEA
- a CDS encoding LysR family transcriptional regulator, whose amino-acid sequence is MKPFNGIEIFLAIVRQGSLRSAAKLLGMGAPAVSYRLKALERELDVNLLVRTTRSIELTDAGRALLNRAGPAFAQIDEAIAEAREAGRAKTGTLRLTLPWSAYRIAIEPVLAEFQAQHPDVRLELSFDEALVDIVGNGFHAGIRLGDRLADGMVATRLTPPLMAALSASPAYLDRHGRPERPRELLVHKCIRYRFISANQVADWQFREDGQVFTVDPAANLVFDSFQSVVQAAREGHGIGWSLRAVIEPDLAAGTLQTVLDAFALEHPPFFLYYPEHNRHLDLLRLFIDFLDARRKR
- a CDS encoding TetR family transcriptional regulator gives rise to the protein MNAMTTRDHIVAAADRLFYRQGYEHTSFADIAGAVQISRGNFYYHFKTKDDILEAVIGTRMSDTRQMLAEWEAESENPEHRIRSFIHILIANRADIKRFGCPVGTLTTELAKLNHASQAGATALFSLFRTWLRTQFSALGLEREADQLAMHLLARSQGVATLASAFGDEKFIRGEVSDMCDWLASTIDGTRPDQQKRN
- a CDS encoding SPW repeat domain-containing protein, with the protein product MLPRFITKTIHAYLDYPVAISLVAMPFILGLGSVNPLAFWLSVATGIAAFVLTVLTDHHLGIIRVLPYKLHLTVDFLVGLVFVAAPFALGLAGLEAAYYWVLGGTVLAVVSLHKQEDTLQTA
- a CDS encoding spondin domain-containing protein, producing MIRILAALLLTLGFASSVIAEEAKYELRIDISWSSDTHPYDWPAAGGHMSGLIGATHHGRYVMFADGNTASSGVRSVAERGRPRILRAELDEAIERKRVKDVFQADGIAKVPGKTSVTFPVNETHSKVSFITMIAPSPDWFTGVAGVDLRNDAGWRDEAVYVLWAWDAGTDRGSTYTSDNEANQPAESIRLVASPHFLGDTGLKQVGTATFTRID
- a CDS encoding DMT family transporter, with amino-acid sequence MTTSSVTSRPDNPVTGACLIVFAVFLMALQDAVIKYASSDLTLWQLYVLRSLLALPVLAVIAGLKRTTPAVLASAAARWVTLRSCLLVLMYVSLYAAIPVLPLSTLAAGFYTGPLFIAILSAVLIGEPVSTRGWLAVATGFSGVLLIIRPGTDEFSLLVLLPVLSGLFYALAAILTRDRCQHDTPVALAISLNLVLLITGAAVSVVLFAWQPSGTVLPPFLSGPWAAMTLREWGLVMVLAVLIVGIGVGLAAAYQAARPVIVATFDYSYLIFSTMFGFLLFAETPDLATVTGMGLIAGAGLIVVRS